The following DNA comes from Buttiauxella agrestis.
CAAGCTGGTGGTGGACCTGGTCGTAAGTAGCCTGGCTTGCGTGGTCGCCGACGATTTGTAGCACGCGATCGACAGGCGAAAGTGCTGAAAGGGCAAAGGTGATAAGCAGCAGGCCGACAAGCGTGAGTGCCAGGGTAAACAATCCCTGGGCCAGGGTGAGCAACGGACGGCGAAATGAGACTTCAGACATGGGTAACTCTTTTGCTGGTGTTGGATAAATCAACCCTCACCCCGACCCTCTCCCTGAGGGAGAGGGAGAAACCGGTCAATCCCCTCTCCTGGGGGAGAGGGTTAGGGTGAGGGGCAATCTTATTTACTGACGCGATCGTAATACACCATATCCGCATTCAAACCTTGCTGATAACCCTTCACGTTTTCACGCACAACTATTTGGGTTTTGCCCTGATCAACAAACACATACGGCGAGTTATGCTGCACTTCTTCCTGGATTTTCTTATACAGATCCAGGCGTTTTGCCGGGTCTGCTTCGGCGACAGCCGCCAGAGTTTGCTTATTCAACTCAGGAATTTGCCAGCCGTTTAAGCCTGCCACGGTGCTCGCTTTACCGTCGTTATAGGCAAAAGCACTCGCATTTGAGTGAGCGTCAAAGTAATCCGGGATCCACAAACGAATCGCCGCCTGGTGCTGTTTGGCACGAACGCGAGCGTAGACCTGGCTGCCTGCGGCTGGCAGAAGATCAATCTTCACGCCGCCCTGGGCAAAGCTTGCCTGCATAGACTGCGCGATGGTGATAAACGGCGGTTTGTTTTCCACGTCCAGCGTGAAGTGCGCATCTTTGATGCCTGCTTTCGCGAGAATTTCTTTCGCTTTTGCCGGGTCAAATTTGAATGGATTGTTATCCAATGCCCCAGCAAAGCCCACCGGCAGGAAGCTCTGGTGGATAAAATACTGGCCTTTCAGCAAGTCTTTAGTGATGCCTTCGTAGTCGACCAGGTAGCGAGCCGCTTCCCACAGGGCCGGGTTTTTCAACAGCGGATTGGCATTGTTACCGGCGTTGAACACCATGTAATTCTGCTCGGCAGACGGAATACTCAACACTTTCACGCCCGGTTTGCCTTCCAGCGCGCTGGTCTGATCCGCACCTAAATCACGGGCAATATCGGCATCCCCTTGCTGAATCAGCAGGCGGCGAGCGGCCGGGTCTGGCACGTTTTTGATAATGATGTTTTTAACTTTTGGCGCATCGCCCGGTGATGTTGGGTTGGCATCCAGCACAATCGCCTGATGCGGCTGGTAAACGCGCATTTTGAACGGGCCGCTGCCCGCTGAGTGCATCTTCAGCCATTCGTTGCCGAAGTCGCCGGCTTTGGCGTTCGGGGAAACCGCTTTTTCATCCACGATAGAGGCAATCGGCGTGGAGAGAATATTCAGCGCAACCGCCGGGCTAACGTCTGCCGTCCAGTGTAATTCCAGCGTGTGGTCATCGACCTTTTTCAACTGGCTGGCGATGTTGTCTGGCTGCCAGCCCAGCACGTTGAGAATAAACGCCGGGGATTTGTTGAGCGTTACCGCGCGGGTATACGAGAAGATAACGTCTTCCGGGCGTAGCGGATTGCCCGAGGAGAATTTGGCATCCGGGCGCAGTTTAATCGTCAGTTTTTTATTCGCCGCATCGCCCTGCCAGCTTTCTGCCAATACCGCGACCACTTTCGCCGGGTCATCACGGTCGGCCTGCACCAGGCGCTGATACAAACTGGGCACGGTTTGAATGCTCGACAGCTCATTCGCTTCAGCAGGGTCAAGGCTGACGATATCGTCCAGCCCCTGGGCAACAATCAAGGTATTTGGCGGTGTGGCGGCAAAGCTGCTGGCGGAGATTGCAGCTAATAGCATTAACGGCAGTATTTTTCTTTGCATGTGGCACCCTGCGTAAAAGAGAAGAATTCTTTATGAGTTGTTATTCGCGGACTGGATTACGTTAGGTGAGTTATGAATATTCGCAAAGTCCAAAAAATACTTTGCTTATAAATTTTAGACATAACCAATTCCTTCCAGGAATGAGGGTTAAAGCCTGAAATGAAAACGCCGGGCATTAACCCGGCGTTTGTGATGCTGCTAAAGATTACTCGTTGATGCGCGGGTGCTGATCTACCAGGTTGGTACGCTTCGCCTGTAATTCTTCAATTTCACGGTCGATATCTTCGATTTTTTGCTCGATGTTATCGTGGTGTTCCTGAACAATTTCACGCGCTTCGGCAATATCAGAAGCCGCAGGCGTTGCGCCTTTCAGCGGCTTATTCGCCGTCTCTTTCATCGTCAGACCGGTAATCAGACCGATAGCCGCCACCACCATCAGATAATAAGCGGGCATCATCAGGTTTTCGGTGGATTCCACTAACCACGCCGCAACCGTTGGGGTCACACCCGCAACCAGTACCGAAATATTAAAGGCACTGGCTAACGCACTGTAACGAATATGCGTCGGGAACATGGCGGGCAGCGTCGAAGCCATCACCCCGGTGAAGCAGTTCAGCACCACCGCCAGAATCAGTAACCCAGCAAATATCAGCCCCAGCACATTACTGTTAATCAGAATAAAGGCCGGAATCGCCAGAACAAGCAATGCCACGCTACCGAAGACAATAAACGGACGGCGGCCATAACGGTCACTCAGTAGGCCAATCATCGGCTGCACAAACAGCATCCCAATCATGATGGCGATAATAATCAGCACGCCATGTTCTTCGGAATAATGCAGGTTGTGCGACAGGTAACTTGGCATGTACGTCAGCAACATATAGTAGGTGACGTTGGTTGAAATAACGATGCCGACACAGGTCAGCAGGCTGCGCCAGTGTTTCGTCGCAATCTCTTTGAAGGAGACTTTCGGGCCTTCAGCCAGACCTTCTTTATCGCCTTGTTCGAGTTTTTCGATGTGTTGCTGGAACGCAGGAGTCTCTTCCAGCGCATGGCGCAGATACAGGCCGATAATGCCTAATGGCAACGCCAGGAAGAACGGCAGACGCCAGCCCCATTCGAGGAAGTTCGCTTCACCGACAATCGCGGTAATCAGCACCACGACGCCCGCGCCACAGACGAAACCGGCTATCGAACCGAAGTCCAGCCAGCTGCCCATAAAGCCGCGTTTACGGTCTGGTGAGTATTCCGCAACAAAGATTGAAGCACCGGTGTATTCACCACCCACTGAGAACCCTTGCGCCATTTTCGCAAGTAACAACAGGATTGGCGCCCAGATTCCAATTGTCGCGTACGACGGAATCAGGCCAATACAGAAGGTACTCAATGACATAATGATGATGGTGATGGACAGAATCTTCTGACGGCCGTATTTATCGCCGAGCATACCGAAGAACAGGCCACCCAACGGGCGAATCAGGAAGGGAACGGAAAACGTACCCAGTGCGGCGATCATCTGCACACTTGGGCTGGCATCCGGGAAGAAAACCTTACCGAGGGCGTAAGCAACAAAGCCGTACACGCCGAAATCAAACCATTCCATCGCATTGCCAAGCGATGCCGCGGTAATCGCCTTTTTCAGACGGCTATCGTCGATGATGGTGACGTCACTGACCTTAATAGGTCTGACTTTCTTTTTCCTTTTTAACATTATTATCCTCTTTTTCCTTGCGGGAGCTAAACGGTCCCGTACTAAGTGTAGTGTGCCGATTGCAAATTGAAGGTCAAAACTCCAGCACTTAGCGTCACTATGACATTTTCATTAATAACTTCATGAAATTAATGGGAAATGTGTTCCCCATCCAAAATCATTATAAAAAATATGGCTTAGTTAAAAAAGTGTGATCGTCGTCAAGTTTAACCGCTAAAGGAAATTTTTGCAGCGCCGAAATAACAATGCCACTAAAAATATTAACAATTGGATAACCTGACAGGGGAGTTGCTATGACTGCGCGCACGGCTGCCACACAGCATGAATACCTGCTCGACGACGACACGACATTGATGTCGACCACCGATTTGAAAAGCATCATTACCCATGCGAACGATGCGTTTGTGAAGGTGAGTGGTTACGAACTTCACGAACTCACAGGCCAGCCCCACAACCTGGTGCGCCACCCTGATATGCCTAAAGCCGCCTTTGCTGATATGTGGTTCACCCTGCAAAAAGGCGAGCCGTGGACCGGTATCGTCAAAAACCAGCGCAAAAATGGCGATTACTACTGGGTGCGAGCGAACGTTGTCCCGGTGGTGCGAAACGGGAAAACAACCGGATATATGTCGATTCGCACCAGAGCGAAACCGGAAGAAATTGCCGCCGTCCAGCCGCTGTACAAGGCACTTAAAGAAGGCCGTTGTCAGCGCCGTCTGTTTAAGGGGCTGGTGATCGGTAAAACCTGGCTGGGGAAAATCCCGGCCTTGCCGCTGCGCGGTCGTATTCGTTTGATTATGAGCGGCGTGTTTTTGCTGATGATGGCGGCTTCTGTTTCGCTCGGTCTGGGCGCTCTGCCGGTGCTGATTAGCGCTCTGGCGAGCGTGCTGGGTTGTTTGCTACTTGAGTGGCAAATTGCGCATCCGCTGGAAAATGTCGCTCGCCAGGCGCTGGAAGTCGCAACCGGAAACCAACAGACCGTGCAGCATCTGGCGCGAACCGATGAAATCGGCATGACGTTACGCGCTATCGGCCAGCTTGGGTTGATGTGCCGCTGGCTGATTCATGATGTCAGCCACCAGGTTGAAAACGTGCGCAGCGGGAGTGAAATGCTGGCGCAGGGGAATGTGGAATTGAATGAACGCACGCGCCAGTCCGTGGAGAATGTGCAGCAAACCGTCACCACCATGAGCCAAATGGCGGTATCGGTGCAGAACAATTCAGAAACCGCCGCCGCCGCCGATAAACTTTCAAGTTCTGCGAGCCAGGCCGCAGCGCAAGGCGGGAAAGCGATGGAAACCGTGGTGACGACCATGGACGATATCGCCGACAGCACTCAGCGTATCGGTTCTATTACCCGTCTTATCAATGACATTGCGTTTCAGACAAATATTCTGGCGCTGAACGCGGCGGTGGAAGCCGCACGTGCCGGAGAGCAGGGTAAGGGTTTTGCCGTGGTGGCTGGTGAAGTGCGCAATCTGGCACAGCGTAGCGCGACGGCGGCCAACGATATCCGCAAACTGATTGATGCCAGCGCCAACAAAGTGCAGTCCGGCACCATTCAGGTTCACGAAGCGGGGCGCACCATGAATGATATTGTCGAGCAGGTGCGCAATGTGACGCAGCTTTTGGGGCAGATCAGCCACGCCACTTCTGAGCAGGCCGAAGGGTTGTCTGATTTAACGCGCGCGGTCGCAGAGCTGGACGCTATCACACAGAAAAATGCGGCGCTGGTCGAAGAAAGTGCAGAAGTGTCGGCGATGGTGAAGCATCGGGCGACGCGCCTCGAAGATGCGGTGACGGTGTTGCACTAACAATAAAAACCGCAGAACCGCACGTTTTAACCCCTGCAATGGTTTTTTTTAGCTAGTCTGGGACAGATTGACCGTTTATTCACGACCCAAATCTACGGAGAGAATTATGACGCAGTCGTCCCAAATTAACCGCCGCGTTGTCCTGACGCAGCGCCCGCAAGGTATGCCAACCGATCAGGATCTTCGCCTGGAAGAAGAGCCCGTTCCACAGCCCGCAGCAGGCCAGTTGCTGCTGCGCACACTCTATTTATCCCTCGACCCGTATATGCGCGGGCGCATGGATGACGTGGAATCCTATACGCCGCCGCTGGCCATTGGCGATGTCATTGGCGCGGGAACGGTGTGCCGGGTCGAAAAATCTGAACACGCGGACTATAAAGCGGGTGATCTGGTGTTGGCCTACACCGGCTGGCAGGATTACGCGTTGTCTGATGGCAGCGACGTGCAGAAACTCGACTCGAATATGCAGCACCCTTCTTATGCACTCGGTTTGCTCGGCATGCCTGGTTTTACCGGTTACATGGGGCTGACGGATATCGGCCAACCGAAAGCCGGAGAAACGGTCGTTGTTGCGGCAGCCAGCGGCGCGGTGGGTTCAGTTGTTGGGCAGGTCGCGAAATTGCTCGGTGCGAAAGTCGTGGGTATTGCTGGTGGTGCTGAGAAGTGCCGTTACGTCACAGAAACGCTGAAGTTTGATGCCTGCGTTGACCACAAAGCGCCAGATTTTGCCGAACAGCTGAAAAAAGCCTGCAACAAAGGCATTGATGTCTATTTTGAAAACGTCGGCGGTGCGGTGTTTGATGCCGTTCTGCCGCTGTTGAACACTAAAGCCCGTGTTCCGGTATGCGGCGTTATCAGCCAGTACAACGGCGCTAACAGCGCTTTTGAGCAGGATCGTTTGCCGTTGTTGATGGGCACCATCCTGAAAAAACGTCTGCGCGTTCAAGGCTTTATTATCACGCAGGATTATAACGACCACTATCCTGAATTCTTTAAACAGATGAGCCAATGGCTGGCGGAAGGTAAAATTCAGTTCCGCGAAGATATTGTCGACGGTCTGGAGAATAGCGTTGAAGCATTCCGCGGCTTATTAAGCGGTAAGAACTTTGGCAAGGTGATTGTGAAAGTCGCCGAATAAAGTGAAAACGGTGGATGACGCTAACGCTTATCCACCCATTTTTTTACTTTTTATACGGCCCGTCTATTACCGAATTCCTCACTAATAAATCCGACGTAAATATATTCTCTTTGGATAAATACCCACCATCCAGCATTGAAATTAAACGGTTGATCACTTCGCTGATCATTTCGCTGACCGGATCTTTAACACTGGATAACGCCGGGGAGAGATAAGGTGCGGTAGGGATATTATCGAAGCCGATAATTGATATTTCACCGGGAACCGAAATTCCCAGATCGTTTAATTTCTTTATGGCACCGATCGCCATTTCATCATTACTGGCGACGATCGCGCTGATCTTATTTGGGTGTTGATACAGCGATTCTACTGCCGAGACTCCGCTGGCAGGCGTCCATTTTCCTTGCACGATGAAGTTATCGTTGATGCCAATAGCATATTGATTTAACGCTTCTTTATATCCGGCTAAACGCTCGATCGCGGTAGGAGAGTCCATCGATCCGGTAATAAAAGCAATATCACGATGACCGCGCTCAATAAGATGTTTGGTGGCCAGATAGCTGGAACCTTTATGGTCACAACAAATACAGTGGCTTTGGTGTTTTCTTAATTTTCGATTCACTACCATGATGGGCTGTTTGTATTGATCGATAATTTCATCCATTTCATCAATGGATAAAAAGCGCGGATAAATAATCACCGCATCACAACGTAAATCGAGCAAAAATTGAATGGCTTCCCGTTCTTCCTGGGCGCTGTGCTTACCGTCCACCAGAATAAGCTGGCGACCGTTGTCTTCTAATTTCTTGGCGGCCTGAGAAAGTATTTCGCTGAAATAGCTGCCGTTATATAACGTGTTCGTCACGACCAGCCCAATACATTCCGATTTATTAGACGCCAGATTACGTGCCAGTAAATTTGGCCGGTATCCTGCTTCCTCAATGGCTTTATAAACCTGCTCTTTGGTGGCGTCGCTCACGTATCCCTTGCCGGATAAAACGCGTGAAACGGTGGCTTTTGAGACACCGGCTTTTTTTGCCACTTCTAGCATTGTCGACATTGGAGCTTCCTGGCTTTGATGATTGCGCCCATTTTACACATTCCGCGGCGACAAAATACTGCCCTATACCCGTCATACTTCAAGCCGCTTCTTTGTTGGCTGCGTGACCTCGCCCAGGTCACTTACTTAAGTAAGCTCCCAGGGACTCGTTCCCTTGCCGCCTCTAAGCAACTCGAATTATTTAGGGTATGAAAGCGGTGTTAGTGGCCTTAAAAGGCTGATTATGGCGATCGTAATCACAAAATTAACAATATGTAAAATTAGTGTTTGATCTGTTTGTTTTGCCTGGTCAATCTAATGTGGAACCGGTTACTTATTTCTCAGAACCCTACAGACTGGCGTGGTATTACCGGTAATGATATTTGCAACTGCATGAATTTAAATAAGAAAGAGTGGTAACTCATGGCTAAGAATTATGCGGCAGTCTCTCAGTCGATAGTCGACGCAATTGGTGGCGCAGGAAACGTTGGCGCGGTCACGCACTGCATGACGCGTTTGCGGTTTGTGTTAAATGACGACAGCATCGTGGATACCGCGAAACTAAAAGCTATCAATGGCGTGCTGGGTGTTGTTCGCAGCGAAAACCAGTGCCAGGTGATCATCGGTAATACCGTTTCTCAGGCCTATGCTGAAGTGTTGAAACTGTTGCCAGAAGGGATGCAGCCAGCGGTTCCGGCAAATGGCAAAAATAAAATCACCCTGAAACGGATTGGTGCCGGGATTCTCGATGCGCTGATTGGCACCATGTCACCGTTAATTCCGGCGATTATCGGCGGCTCGATGGTAAAACTGCTGGCCATGATTCTGGATATGACCGGTGTATTCGGCAAAGGCTCTTCCACGCTGATTATTCTGAACGTGATTGGCGACGGCGCATTCTTCTTCCTGCCAATTATGGTTGCAGCCTCTGCCGCGATAAAATTCAAAACCAATATGTCGCTGGCGATTGCCATTGCTGGCGTGCTGGTTCACCCAAACTTTGTTGACCTGATGGCGAAAGCCGCCCAGGGCCAACACGTTGAATTTATGGGTATGTCGGTCACGGCGGTGAAATACACCTACACCGTGATTCCTGCGTTGTGCATGACCTGGATTCTGTCGTACATCGAGCGTTGGGTTGACCGTATCACGCCTGCGGTGACGAAAAACTTCCTCAAACCGATGCTGATTGTGCTGATCTCCGCTCCGATTGCCATCATGCTGATTGGCCCGCTGGGTATCTGGATTGGTACCGGTATTTCTTCCCTGGTTTATACCATTCACCACTATTTAGGTTGGTTGTCGGTCGCGATTATGGGTGCGCTGTGGCCGCTGTTGGTGATGACCGGCATGCACCGCGTATTCACACCATCTATTATTCAAACCATTGCCGAAACGGGCAAAGAAGGGATGGTTATGCCATCTGAGATTGGTGCCAACCTGTCGCTGGGTGGTTCATCTTTGGCAGTGGCGTGGAAAACGAAAAACCCTGAACTGCGCCAGACTGCGCTGGCCGCTGCGGCTTCGGCGATTGTGGCGGGTATTTCCGAACCAGCACTTTACGGTGTGGCGGTGCGTCTGAAACGCCCATTAATTGCGGCATTAATCAGCGGCTTTGTCTGTGGTGCGGTGGCCGGAATCGGCGGGCTGGCGAGCCACTCTATGGCGTCACCGGGATTATTTACCAGCGTACAGTTCTTTGATCCGGCAAATCCGATGAGCATTGTATGGGTGTTTGGCGTGATGATTTTGGCTGTGGTGCTCTCTTTCTTCCTGACGTTGTTGCTGGGCTTTGAAGATATCCCGGTTGAACAAGAGCAAAGTAACGAGAAAGAACCGGTACAGCCAAACGCTGTTGTTGCATCTGCAAGCGCAAACTAATTAAGAAGAGGAATCTCATGAGCGAATCTATTTTTCCGAAGGATTTTTTATGGGGCGGTGCGATTGCGGCGAACCAGGCTGAAGGCGCCTATCTTGAAGGCGGCAAAGGGCTGACCACCGTCGATACTATCCCGCATGGCAAAGACCGTTTATCGGTGAAACTGGGTATCGAGAAGCGCTTTAGTTTGCGCGATGACGAATATTACCCAAGCCACGTCGGCATCGATTTCTATCATCGCTACAAAGAAGATATCGCGCTGATGGCCGAAATGGGCTTTACCGTCTTCCGCACTTCCATTGCCTGGAGTCGTATTTACCCGAATGGCGATGAGTTAACGCCAAATGCGCAAGGCATTGCGTTTTACCGCGACATGTTTGCCGAGTGCAAAAAACAGGGCATCGAACCTCTGGTGACGCTGTGTCATTTCGACGTGCCGATGCATCTGGTGAAAGAGTACGGCTCCTGGCGTAACCGCAAAATGGTGGAGTTTTTCACCCGCTATGCGCGCACCTGTTTTGAAGCGTTCGACGGGCTGGTGAAATACTGGCTGACCTTCAATGAAATCAACATTCTGCTGCACAGCCCGTATTCTGGCGCAGGTCTGGTGTTCGAAGAAGGTGATAATAAAGAACAAGTTAAATACCAAGCAACACACCACGAATTACTGGCGAGTGCGCTGGCGACGAAAATCGCCCACGAAATCAACCCGAACAACCAGGTGGGTTGCATGCTGGCGGGCGGGAATTTTTATCCGTACTCCTGCAAGCCTGAAGATGTGTGGGCGGCGCTGGAAAAAGATCGTGAGAACCTGTTCTTTATTGATGTGCAGGCGCGTGGCGCGTACCCGTCTTACACCAAACGTGTGTTCCGCGAGAAAGGCATTACGCTAGAAATCGAGCCGGGTGATGATGAAATTCTCAAGAATACCGTCGATTTTGTTTCGTTCAGCTATTACGCCTCGCGTTGCGCGTCGGCTGATATGAACGATAACAACAGTAATGCGGCAAATATCGTGAAATCCCTGAAAAACCCGCACATTCAGGCGAGCGAATGGGGTTGGGGAATCGACCCGCTGGGTCTGCGTATCACCATGAACATGATGTACGACCGCTACCAGAAACCGCTGTTCCTGGTGGAAAACGGCCTCGGGGCGAAAGATGTGGTCAACGAGCAGGGCGAAATCAACGATGACTATCGTATTAGCTACTTGCGCGAGCACATCAAAGCCATGGCCGACGCCATCGACGACGGCATCCCGGTCATGGGTTACACCTCGTGGGGCTGCATCGATGTAGTCGCGGCATCCACCGGCGAAATGAGCAAACGTTACGGCTTCGTCTATGTCGATCGTGATGACCAGGGCAATGGCACTCTGGCCCGCACGCGCAAAAAATCGTTTTACTGGTACAAGAAAGTGATTGCCAGCAACGGCGCTGATTTAAGCTGATTGTGAGTCATGCGGCCTGGCTTTGAAGCCTGGCCGCAATAAAACGTTTAAACCCGCACCACCATCTCCAGCGCATCGCTATCTTGTAACCAGTCACGCGTGTTAATTCGCAGCATCTCCATAAAGGTATTTCCAGCCGTGGAAAGGCGCGCAATATTCGGGCATAAAATGCCGATACTGCTGGCCGGTAACACTTCACGCAAGACCAGCGGGCGCAGGTTTGGACTGTAGCCTGGAAAACGCAATCGCACTGACGTCCACATACTCACCGCGTGGGTTTGTTCCATCATGCGTGCCATTATCCATGGCGATGAGCAGTGGATGATATTTTGCGGCAGCGGCAGGTTGTAGCGGCGAAATACTTGTCCAAGAATAGAATGTTCACCCGGTTCATCCCAGTCCAGCCACGGATAATCCATCAATTTTTTCAGCGACGTCGTGTGCGTGACGGGATGCTGATTTCCGGCGATCACCGTGTTGCTCAGGGCGTACAGCGACTCGTAATACATACTGTTTTGCGAGGTGTGATTGGCCGTCGTAATCACGGCGATATCCAACCGTTGGTTTTCCAGCGCATCGTGAATTTGCTGCGGGCGGCCTTCCATCACGATGAGTTTCACTCCGGGGTAACGAGCCTGGAATTGAATCAGCGTATTGGTAAATGGCCCGTAAGAGGCGGCAGAGGTGAATCCCACCCGTAACTGGCGCATCGCTTTGCCGAGCAGATTGTCGATTTCATCACGTGCCTGGTGCAAAGAGCGGTCAATGTCTCGGGCATGGCGCAGCAAAACCTGCCCATACTCATTTAACGTTACGCCGCGTGATGAGCGTTGCAGAATCGGCATGCCGATTTCCGCTTCCATTTCCTGAATGGTTTTAGAAATGGCGGGTTGTGTGAGGTGTAACGCCTTCGCTGCTTTACCAATGCTGCCTTGCGCAGCAACTTCCAACAAAATATCTAACTGATTTAGTTTGATTTTCAATTTTCCGTCCCGCCTGAATCATCGCCGTGGTGCAAATTTTGCTCTCTCACAATACAAATAAGATAACCAAAGGCATAACTAATTTTTATGATTGTAATGTTCTTTTTTTATGCAGATAGTTAAATCAACCCCAGTTTGTTTACATCTGAGTAACAAAAAAGGACGTGAGCATGAAACAGCGTGTCAGCTATGCCCAGGTGGATGGAGGAGCCTCATCCTCGCTTCCGTATGATGCGCCGTTGGTCCCGGAGCGCGCCAACTTTAAGTCGTTGGTGGCCGTCACTCTTGGCAATGGCCTCGAGATTTACGACTTTGCTGTTTACAGCTTTTTCTCGGTGATTATTGGTCATCTGTTTTTCCCCAGCTCCGACGATTACACCTCTTTGCTACTGGCGGTGGCGACATTTGGTGTTGGCTTTGTCATGCGCCCGCTGGGTAGTCTGGTGCTCGGTAACTACGCCGACAAACACGGACGCAAAGCGGCGATGACGCTAATCCTCGGCCTGATGTCTTTAGGCGTGATGATGGTGGCGTTTGCGCCGACCTATCATCAGGTTGGGATCCTCGCCCCGGTTGTGTTGGTCGCGGGGCGCATGTTGCAGGGCTTTTCAGCGGGCGGTGAAGTGGGGGCGGCAACTTCCTGGCTAATGGAAGCAGGGCATAAATCCAGCCGTGGATCGCGGGTGAGTTGGCAGATGACCAGCCAGGGTGGAGCGGCACTGTTTGGCGCGGCAATGGGTGCGGGCTTAAGCCACGTCCTGAGCGAACAACAGCTTTACGACTGGGGTTGGCGTATCCCGTTTATTGTCGGCCTGGCGATTATGCCGATTGGTTTGTATATCCGCCGCCAGCTTGCAGAAACTCACTCGGTGACAGCCAATGTCGTGACAGAAAATCCGGCGTTGACGTTATGGCGTGAGCATCGCCGCGCCTTGTTGCTAGGCATTTTGCTGGTAATGAAAGGCACCACCACGTTTTACATCATCATTTATTACATGCCTGCTTACATGGTTAACACGCTGCATATGCCCGCCAGCACCTCATGGTGGGTAAGTTTGACGGCAGCGGCGCTGACATTATTGGTGCCGTTCTTTGGCGGTAAACTGGCGGATAAACTCCCTAAGCGAAAACCGATCCTGATCGGCTGTGCACTAGGATCGTTCATCCTGATTTGGCCAATTTTCGCCACGATTTTACACGGCGCACCGCTGGGCGTGACGCTGGCGCTGATAGCACTCGATCAGATCCTCGCCAATATCAGTTCGGCCGCCTTTTTCTTGTTGATCCTCGAAGCATTCCCAAAAGCGGTTCGCGCCTCCGGTATGGCGTTGGTTTATGCCATCGGCGTTACGTTGTTTGGCGGCTTCGCTCAGTTAATTGTGACCTGGTTGCTAAAAGTCACCGGGCAACCGATGGCTCCCGCCTGGTATTTGATGTTCTGCGCCGTTGTGACTTTCGCGGCATTACTTGCCTGGCATGAACGCAAAACTTTCTGTGATGAATAAAAAGGAATAACCCTATGCTTATTAAAGAAATTCTTGATAACGAAGCAGAAATGATCGCGATTCGCCGCGATTTTCACCAACATCCGGAATTAGGTTTTGAAGAGTTCCGCACCAGCGATCGCATCGCCCAATTGCTGAAGGACTGGGGTTACGAAGTGCATCGTGGCCTGGGCGGAACAGGCGTGGTTGGGACATTAAAAGTCGGGAATGGCGGTAAGCGTCTGGGGATCCGTGCTGATATGGATGCACTGCCGATGCAGGAGCAAACCGGGCTGCCATGGGCCAGTGTGAACGCGGGGAAAATGCATGCCTGCGGCCATGATGGACACTGCGCTATTTTATTGTCGGCGGCACGTTATCTGGCAGAACATCGCCCATTCAGCGGGACGCTGCATTTGATTTTCCAGCCGTCAGAAGAGTCTATCGGCGGCGCTAAGAGAATGATTGATGACGGTTTATTCAAACTCTTTCAGTGTGATGCGGTGTTTGGCTTGCACAATTTCCCGCTGCTTCCTGCCGGG
Coding sequences within:
- a CDS encoding ABC transporter substrate-binding protein; protein product: MQRKILPLMLLAAISASSFAATPPNTLIVAQGLDDIVSLDPAEANELSSIQTVPSLYQRLVQADRDDPAKVVAVLAESWQGDAANKKLTIKLRPDAKFSSGNPLRPEDVIFSYTRAVTLNKSPAFILNVLGWQPDNIASQLKKVDDHTLELHWTADVSPAVALNILSTPIASIVDEKAVSPNAKAGDFGNEWLKMHSAGSGPFKMRVYQPHQAIVLDANPTSPGDAPKVKNIIIKNVPDPAARRLLIQQGDADIARDLGADQTSALEGKPGVKVLSIPSAEQNYMVFNAGNNANPLLKNPALWEAARYLVDYEGITKDLLKGQYFIHQSFLPVGFAGALDNNPFKFDPAKAKEILAKAGIKDAHFTLDVENKPPFITIAQSMQASFAQGGVKIDLLPAAGSQVYARVRAKQHQAAIRLWIPDYFDAHSNASAFAYNDGKASTVAGLNGWQIPELNKQTLAAVAEADPAKRLDLYKKIQEEVQHNSPYVFVDQGKTQIVVRENVKGYQQGLNADMVYYDRVSK
- a CDS encoding methyl-accepting chemotaxis protein, with protein sequence MTARTAATQHEYLLDDDTTLMSTTDLKSIITHANDAFVKVSGYELHELTGQPHNLVRHPDMPKAAFADMWFTLQKGEPWTGIVKNQRKNGDYYWVRANVVPVVRNGKTTGYMSIRTRAKPEEIAAVQPLYKALKEGRCQRRLFKGLVIGKTWLGKIPALPLRGRIRLIMSGVFLLMMAASVSLGLGALPVLISALASVLGCLLLEWQIAHPLENVARQALEVATGNQQTVQHLARTDEIGMTLRAIGQLGLMCRWLIHDVSHQVENVRSGSEMLAQGNVELNERTRQSVENVQQTVTTMSQMAVSVQNNSETAAAADKLSSSASQAAAQGGKAMETVVTTMDDIADSTQRIGSITRLINDIAFQTNILALNAAVEAARAGEQGKGFAVVAGEVRNLAQRSATAANDIRKLIDASANKVQSGTIQVHEAGRTMNDIVEQVRNVTQLLGQISHATSEQAEGLSDLTRAVAELDAITQKNAALVEESAEVSAMVKHRATRLEDAVTVLH
- the proP gene encoding glycine betaine/L-proline transporter ProP — its product is MLKRKKKVRPIKVSDVTIIDDSRLKKAITAASLGNAMEWFDFGVYGFVAYALGKVFFPDASPSVQMIAALGTFSVPFLIRPLGGLFFGMLGDKYGRQKILSITIIIMSLSTFCIGLIPSYATIGIWAPILLLLAKMAQGFSVGGEYTGASIFVAEYSPDRKRGFMGSWLDFGSIAGFVCGAGVVVLITAIVGEANFLEWGWRLPFFLALPLGIIGLYLRHALEETPAFQQHIEKLEQGDKEGLAEGPKVSFKEIATKHWRSLLTCVGIVISTNVTYYMLLTYMPSYLSHNLHYSEEHGVLIIIAIMIGMLFVQPMIGLLSDRYGRRPFIVFGSVALLVLAIPAFILINSNVLGLIFAGLLILAVVLNCFTGVMASTLPAMFPTHIRYSALASAFNISVLVAGVTPTVAAWLVESTENLMMPAYYLMVVAAIGLITGLTMKETANKPLKGATPAASDIAEAREIVQEHHDNIEQKIEDIDREIEELQAKRTNLVDQHPRINE
- a CDS encoding NADP-dependent oxidoreductase; translated protein: MTQSSQINRRVVLTQRPQGMPTDQDLRLEEEPVPQPAAGQLLLRTLYLSLDPYMRGRMDDVESYTPPLAIGDVIGAGTVCRVEKSEHADYKAGDLVLAYTGWQDYALSDGSDVQKLDSNMQHPSYALGLLGMPGFTGYMGLTDIGQPKAGETVVVAAASGAVGSVVGQVAKLLGAKVVGIAGGAEKCRYVTETLKFDACVDHKAPDFAEQLKKACNKGIDVYFENVGGAVFDAVLPLLNTKARVPVCGVISQYNGANSAFEQDRLPLLMGTILKKRLRVQGFIITQDYNDHYPEFFKQMSQWLAEGKIQFREDIVDGLENSVEAFRGLLSGKNFGKVIVKVAE